The Ruminococcus bovis genome includes a region encoding these proteins:
- a CDS encoding phosphoribosylaminoimidazolecarboxamide formyltransferase, whose product MRELELKYGCNPNQKPSRIFMKDDSDLPIEVLNGKPGYINFLDAFNSWQLVKELKTATGLPAAASFKHVSPAGAAVATELSDTLKKIYFVDDLKLSPLASAYAKARGADRMSSYGDWAALSDVCDKETALLLKREVSDGIIAPGYTDEALEILKTKKRGNYNIVKIDPNYTPAPQEYKDVFGVTFQQGRNELKIDEEFLTKNIITENKELPEEAKRDLLIALITLKYTQSNSVCYAKDGQAIGVGAGQQSRIHCTRLAGNKADIWYLRQHPKCLNLPFKEDIRRPDRDNTIDVYISDDYEDVLADGTWEQFFTEKPEPLSREEKKEWLSTFSGVSLGSDAFFPFGDNIERAKRSGVQYVAQPGGSIRDDNVIDTCNKYNMTMCFTGIRLFHH is encoded by the coding sequence ATGCGCGAACTTGAACTAAAGTATGGTTGTAACCCTAACCAGAAACCATCAAGAATTTTTATGAAAGACGATAGTGACCTTCCAATCGAAGTTCTAAACGGTAAACCGGGTTATATTAACTTTCTAGATGCTTTCAATAGCTGGCAGTTAGTTAAGGAACTAAAGACTGCTACAGGTCTACCTGCTGCTGCATCATTTAAGCATGTTTCTCCTGCCGGTGCTGCTGTTGCAACAGAACTTTCAGATACACTTAAGAAAATCTACTTTGTAGACGACCTAAAACTTTCACCACTAGCATCAGCCTATGCTAAGGCCAGAGGTGCTGACAGAATGAGCTCTTACGGTGACTGGGCAGCACTTTCTGATGTATGTGATAAGGAAACTGCTTTGCTACTAAAGAGAGAAGTATCTGACGGTATTATTGCTCCTGGTTATACAGACGAAGCACTTGAAATCCTAAAGACTAAAAAGCGTGGTAACTACAACATTGTTAAGATTGACCCTAACTATACACCTGCTCCACAGGAATATAAGGATGTATTTGGTGTTACTTTCCAACAGGGCAGAAACGAACTAAAGATTGATGAAGAATTCTTAACAAAGAATATTATCACAGAAAATAAGGAACTTCCTGAAGAAGCTAAGAGAGATTTGCTTATTGCTTTAATCACTCTAAAATATACACAGTCAAATTCAGTTTGCTATGCAAAGGACGGTCAGGCTATCGGTGTTGGTGCAGGTCAGCAGTCAAGAATTCACTGTACTCGACTAGCCGGTAATAAGGCAGATATTTGGTATCTTCGTCAGCATCCAAAGTGCCTAAACCTACCTTTCAAGGAAGACATTAGAAGACCTGACAGAGATAACACAATTGATGTTTATATTTCCGATGATTACGAAGATGTACTAGCTGATGGCACATGGGAACAGTTCTTTACTGAAAAGCCTGAACCACTTTCAAGAGAAGAAAAGAAAGAATGGTTAAGCACATTCTCAGGTGTTTCTCTAGGTAGTGATGCATTCTTCCCATTTGGTGATAATATCGAAAGAGCTAAGAGAAGTGGCGTTCAGTATGTTGCACAGCCTGGTGGCTCAATTCGTGATGATAATGTAATTGATACTTGTAACAAGTACAATATGACAATGTGCTTTACAGGTATTAGACTATTCCATCATTAA
- the purD gene encoding phosphoribosylamine--glycine ligase — MKILMVGSGGREHALIKKLLESDKVEKLYCAPGNGGISRDAEVVDIPVMDKEKMVAFAKDNNIDMVFVAPDDPLADGMVDACEEAGIRAFGPNAKAAIIEASKVFSKNLMKKYNIPTAQYEVFGDSEKAIAWVKENNMAPCVVKADGLALGKGVLICQTVEDAVEAIKTIMEDKKFGSSGNNIVIEEFLTGPEVSVLSFTDGKTVKPMVSSKDHKRAYDNDEGLNTGGMGTISPNPYYTDELAKQCMEEIFIPTVNAMKAEGRPFKGCLYFGLMMTPKGPKVIEYNARFGDPEAQVVLPRLKTDLVDICDAIIDERLDEINIEWSDEPTACVVMASGGYPESYKKGIEMFGLDDKGQVEGATVYHAGTKYENGKFYTNGGRVLGVTASGKTLDDALNNAYNAVKKISFEGAHYRTDIGRTK, encoded by the coding sequence ATGAAAATATTAATGGTTGGTTCCGGTGGTAGAGAACATGCACTAATCAAGAAGTTACTTGAAAGTGATAAGGTAGAAAAGCTTTATTGTGCACCGGGTAACGGTGGTATTTCAAGAGATGCAGAAGTTGTTGATATTCCTGTAATGGATAAAGAAAAAATGGTAGCTTTTGCAAAAGACAATAACATTGATATGGTTTTTGTTGCTCCTGATGACCCACTAGCTGACGGTATGGTAGATGCTTGCGAAGAAGCCGGTATTCGTGCATTTGGTCCAAATGCAAAGGCTGCTATTATTGAAGCATCAAAGGTTTTCTCTAAGAACCTAATGAAAAAGTACAATATTCCAACTGCTCAGTATGAAGTTTTTGGCGACTCAGAAAAGGCAATTGCTTGGGTTAAAGAAAATAATATGGCACCATGTGTTGTAAAGGCTGATGGCCTTGCACTTGGTAAAGGTGTTCTTATTTGTCAAACTGTTGAAGATGCAGTAGAAGCAATTAAGACAATTATGGAAGATAAGAAATTTGGTTCTTCCGGTAATAACATTGTTATTGAAGAATTCCTAACAGGTCCTGAAGTTTCTGTTCTGTCATTTACAGACGGTAAGACAGTTAAACCTATGGTTAGCTCAAAGGATCATAAGAGAGCATATGACAATGATGAAGGTTTAAACACAGGTGGTATGGGTACAATCAGTCCAAACCCTTACTATACTGATGAACTTGCTAAGCAGTGTATGGAAGAAATCTTTATTCCAACAGTAAATGCTATGAAAGCAGAGGGCAGACCATTTAAGGGTTGTCTATACTTTGGCTTAATGATGACACCAAAAGGACCAAAGGTTATTGAGTATAATGCTCGTTTTGGTGACCCTGAGGCTCAGGTTGTACTTCCAAGACTAAAGACAGATTTAGTTGATATTTGTGATGCAATTATTGACGAAAGACTAGACGAAATCAATATTGAATGGTCAGATGAACCAACTGCTTGTGTCGTTATGGCAAGTGGTGGATACCCTGAATCATACAAAAAGGGTATTGAAATGTTTGGTCTAGATGATAAAGGTCAAGTTGAGGGTGCAACAGTTTATCATGCCGGTACAAAGTATGAAAACGGCAAATTCTACACAAACGGTGGTAGAGTTCTGGGTGTTACTGCCAGTGGTAAAACTCTTGATGATGCACTTAATAATGCTTATAATGCAGTAAAGAAAATCTCTTTTGAGGGTGCACATTATAGAACCGATATTGGTCGCACAAAATAA
- a CDS encoding MATE family efflux transporter, giving the protein MFTNKDLRNMIIPIFFEQFLLMLVGLADTFVVSYAGEDAVSGVSLVNSFNTILLFLFTALASGGAVIICQYIGCKDKENSTKSACQLLMFSTVFSVVLSVLILIFSHSILVLLFGKVEQSVMNACVTYLKISVYSFPALAIYNAGAALCRSIGKSNVTMNVSIFANFINILGNCIGVYVLKMGVAGVAYPSLISRTISAIAVTVYCFKKNNMVSYKWKYIFSWNSSILKKVMKVAVPNGVENGVHQLVKVAISSIIALFGTCQIAANGVAQSIWSLAALMGLALSPVYTTVIGRCMGANDIKSANFYFKKLNKLTTILSIVWNGFVIAITPILLQFFTLSAEAKHLVIIMVIINNAINGLVFTYAGPLGNGLRAAGDVKFTMIISVSLTVFARLFFSIILGITLNLGVIGVTIGMCIDLIIRAVIFLCRYKSQKWTKFKLI; this is encoded by the coding sequence ATGTTTACAAATAAAGATTTACGAAATATGATTATCCCAATTTTCTTTGAACAGTTCCTACTGATGTTAGTAGGTTTAGCAGATACATTTGTAGTTAGTTATGCCGGTGAAGATGCAGTTTCCGGTGTATCTCTTGTAAACTCATTTAATACAATTTTGCTATTCCTATTTACAGCTTTAGCATCAGGTGGTGCAGTAATAATCTGTCAGTACATAGGTTGTAAAGATAAAGAAAATTCCACAAAGTCAGCTTGTCAGTTACTTATGTTTTCAACAGTATTTTCTGTTGTACTATCTGTGCTAATTTTAATTTTTAGCCATAGCATATTGGTTTTACTGTTTGGTAAAGTAGAGCAAAGTGTTATGAATGCTTGTGTTACATACCTTAAAATTTCTGTTTACTCATTTCCTGCTTTGGCAATTTATAATGCCGGTGCAGCTTTGTGCAGAAGTATAGGTAAGTCAAATGTAACAATGAATGTTTCAATATTTGCTAACTTTATAAATATTCTCGGTAACTGTATCGGTGTATATGTGCTAAAAATGGGAGTTGCCGGTGTTGCGTATCCTTCATTAATTTCAAGAACTATCTCGGCAATAGCAGTTACTGTTTATTGCTTTAAGAAAAATAATATGGTTTCTTATAAATGGAAATATATCTTTAGTTGGAACAGTAGCATATTAAAGAAAGTAATGAAAGTTGCAGTACCTAACGGTGTAGAGAATGGTGTTCATCAGCTTGTAAAGGTTGCAATTTCAAGTATTATTGCACTATTTGGTACTTGCCAAATTGCAGCAAATGGTGTTGCCCAAAGTATATGGTCATTAGCAGCACTAATGGGTCTTGCTTTGTCACCGGTATATACAACAGTAATCGGCAGATGTATGGGTGCAAATGACATTAAGTCAGCAAATTTCTATTTCAAGAAATTAAACAAACTTACAACAATTTTGTCTATTGTTTGGAACGGTTTTGTTATTGCAATTACTCCAATATTACTTCAGTTCTTTACCTTGTCAGCTGAGGCTAAGCACTTAGTAATCATAATGGTAATTATCAATAATGCTATAAACGGTCTAGTCTTTACCTATGCAGGACCATTGGGAAATGGATTGAGAGCAGCCGGTGATGTAAAGTTCACAATGATTATTTCAGTATCACTAACTGTATTTGCAAGATTATTTTTCTCAATAATTTTAGGTATTACTCTAAATTTAGGTGTAATCGGTGTAACTATCGGTATGTGTATTGACCTAATCATCAGAGCTGTAATTTTCTTATGTAGATATAAGTCCCAAAAGTGGACAAAGTTCAAATTAATTTAA
- a CDS encoding aldo/keto reductase yields MIFNETYTLSNGVKIPKLGLGTWFIDDSVVADAVKSAVKLGYRLIDTAQAYGNEAGVGKGVLTCGVPREEIFVTSKVAAEAKTYEDAKKSIDETLEKMGLDYLDLMIIHSPQPWVEFREDKRYFEENKQVWKALEDAYEEGKLKAIGVSNFLKDDLDNILSDCKVKPMVNQILMHISNTDLDLVDYCKKNDILVEAYSPIAHGEILNQPQIKAIADKYKVSVPQLCIRYTIQMGTVSLPKTANPDHMKTNADVDFEISAEDMETLKNFEKIDNYGESSGFPVYGGKL; encoded by the coding sequence ATGATTTTTAACGAAACTTATACTCTTTCAAATGGTGTGAAAATTCCAAAACTAGGTTTAGGTACTTGGTTTATTGATGACAGTGTTGTTGCAGATGCAGTGAAAAGTGCAGTAAAGCTAGGCTATCGTCTAATTGATACTGCTCAAGCATATGGCAATGAAGCCGGTGTAGGTAAAGGTGTTTTAACTTGTGGTGTTCCAAGAGAAGAAATCTTTGTTACAAGTAAGGTTGCAGCTGAAGCAAAAACTTATGAAGATGCAAAGAAATCAATTGACGAAACTCTAGAGAAAATGGGACTTGATTATCTTGATTTAATGATTATCCATAGCCCTCAGCCATGGGTAGAATTTAGAGAAGATAAGAGATATTTTGAAGAAAATAAGCAGGTTTGGAAAGCCCTTGAAGATGCTTATGAAGAAGGCAAACTAAAGGCTATCGGTGTATCTAACTTCCTAAAGGATGACCTAGATAATATCCTTAGTGATTGCAAAGTTAAGCCTATGGTTAACCAAATTCTAATGCACATTAGTAACACAGACCTTGACTTAGTTGATTATTGTAAGAAGAATGATATTCTTGTAGAGGCTTATTCACCAATTGCTCATGGTGAAATTCTAAACCAACCACAAATCAAGGCAATTGCTGATAAGTACAAAGTATCTGTACCACAGCTATGTATCAGATATACAATTCAGATGGGTACAGTTTCACTTCCAAAAACTGCAAACCCTGACCATATGAAAACTAATGCTGATGTTGATTTTGAAATTTCAGCAGAAGATATGGAAACACTAAAGAACTTTGAAAAGATTGATAACTACGGTGAAAGCAGTGGTTTCCCTGTATATGGTGGTAAGCTATAA
- a CDS encoding RibD family protein, producing the protein MKKPYIICHMMTSIDGRIDCAMTSKLPGVNEYYSTLSEINVPTTVSGRVTAELEMADGEFVPKNNEPYGKEGFSKKANAKGYEVIVDTKGKLLWHDASGMNKPYLILTSTNVTKEYLDYLDSKNISWIACGNDKVDLVKASEILATEFGVERMGIVGGPIINTAFLDSDLLDEISILVGSGIDGRGGMPTVFDGLPMNHDVTRLKLIDVQKFGSSAVWLRYKCN; encoded by the coding sequence ATGAAAAAACCATACATTATTTGTCATATGATGACTTCAATAGATGGTAGAATTGATTGTGCAATGACATCAAAGCTACCGGGTGTAAATGAATACTATTCAACATTAAGTGAAATTAATGTTCCAACAACAGTTAGTGGTAGAGTAACTGCTGAACTTGAAATGGCTGACGGTGAGTTTGTTCCAAAGAATAACGAGCCTTACGGTAAAGAGGGTTTCTCTAAAAAAGCAAATGCAAAGGGCTATGAAGTTATTGTTGATACAAAGGGTAAACTTCTATGGCATGATGCATCAGGTATGAACAAACCTTACCTAATCCTAACAAGTACAAATGTAACTAAGGAATATTTAGATTATCTAGATAGCAAGAATATTTCTTGGATTGCTTGTGGTAATGATAAGGTTGATTTAGTGAAAGCATCAGAAATTCTTGCTACTGAATTTGGTGTAGAAAGAATGGGTATTGTTGGTGGACCTATTATCAATACTGCATTCCTAGATTCAGACCTACTTGATGAAATCAGTATACTTGTAGGTTCAGGTATCGACGGCAGAGGTGGTATGCCAACTGTATTTGATGGATTGCCAATGAACCATGATGTAACAAGACTAAAATTAATTGATGTTCAGAAGTTTGGTAGTAGTGCAGTTTGGCTGAGATATAAGTGTAATTAA
- a CDS encoding LysR family transcriptional regulator, which translates to MYNPQLDTFIKVADAGSFNKASEELYITPSAVIKQINLLEKSLGLILFNRTHRGLILTEAGKSLYQDAKYIISYCKDSVVRAKNAMSSGDKIIRIGSSPTTPAQLLMQLWPNIQSQCPDIKFEIVPFENTPENAKEILANLGNKIDVIGGIFDDTMLHLRKCNGLELSREPFCCAVSIHHKLAVKDKLQIEDLYGENLMLMHRGWSNYVDRLRDDIWQNHSAINIVDFDFYNMNIFNKCENTNNVLLAIKGWANVHPLLKVIPVEWEHSIPYGLLYSKNPTDTVKQFLTAAKNSVVN; encoded by the coding sequence ATGTATAATCCTCAACTAGATACATTTATAAAGGTAGCTGATGCCGGTAGTTTCAACAAAGCATCAGAAGAATTATATATTACACCATCAGCAGTTATAAAACAGATAAATTTGCTTGAAAAGTCCCTTGGACTAATACTTTTCAATCGAACACATAGAGGTTTAATACTTACAGAGGCAGGAAAGTCCCTATATCAAGATGCTAAGTACATAATCAGCTATTGCAAAGATTCTGTTGTAAGAGCAAAGAATGCTATGTCAAGTGGTGATAAAATTATTCGTATTGGTTCATCACCAACAACACCGGCACAATTATTAATGCAACTTTGGCCAAACATTCAATCACAATGTCCTGATATTAAGTTTGAGATTGTACCATTTGAAAATACACCTGAAAATGCAAAAGAAATTCTTGCAAACCTAGGTAACAAAATTGATGTTATAGGTGGTATTTTTGATGATACAATGTTGCATTTAAGGAAGTGTAATGGTCTTGAACTTTCAAGAGAACCATTCTGTTGTGCAGTATCAATTCACCATAAATTAGCAGTAAAAGATAAACTTCAAATTGAAGATTTATATGGTGAAAACTTAATGCTAATGCACAGAGGTTGGAGTAACTATGTTGATAGACTTAGGGATGATATATGGCAAAACCATAGTGCAATAAATATTGTTGATTTTGATTTTTACAATATGAATATTTTTAATAAATGTGAAAATACCAACAATGTACTTTTAGCTATAAAAGGTTGGGCAAATGTTCACCCATTACTAAAGGTTATTCCCGTAGAATGGGAACACAGTATTCCTTATGGGTTGTTATATTCAAAAAATCCAACAGATACCGTAAAGCAATTTCTAACTGCTGCTAAAAATTCTGTTGTAAACTAG
- a CDS encoding aldo/keto reductase, whose product MKNRILGTDLQVSAVGLGCMGMSHAYGSPADEKEMCNLISKAVDIGYNFFDTAEIYGTLADPHHNEKLVGKALKQYRNKVKIATKFGIKFDESNKNVNRALIPDSRPEVIRKSVEGSLKRLNTDHIDLYYLHRVDQNVPIEEVASVMADLIKEGKITHWGLSEVKEDTIRRANSVCKVTAIQNRYSMMYRDYESLFPVLEELQIGFVAFSPLANGFLSGKYNENSKFEKGTDYRSVMPQFTSEAVKENQELLKLLTDLGKEKGATPAQISLAWMISKKPYIVPIPGTRKPDRLKENAESANIELSESEVLSIDKALENTHMSQVFGGTKIIKR is encoded by the coding sequence ATGAAGAATAGAATTTTAGGAACTGATTTACAGGTTTCAGCAGTAGGCTTAGGTTGTATGGGTATGAGCCATGCCTATGGTTCACCTGCTGATGAAAAGGAAATGTGTAATCTAATCTCAAAAGCAGTTGATATTGGTTATAACTTCTTTGATACTGCCGAAATTTACGGTACATTAGCTGACCCTCACCATAATGAAAAATTAGTAGGTAAAGCACTAAAACAGTACCGTAACAAAGTAAAAATTGCCACAAAGTTTGGAATTAAGTTTGATGAGTCTAATAAAAATGTAAATAGAGCATTAATCCCTGACTCAAGACCTGAAGTAATACGAAAGTCAGTAGAAGGTTCATTAAAGCGACTAAATACAGACCATATTGATTTGTATTATCTTCATAGAGTTGACCAAAATGTGCCTATTGAAGAAGTAGCCTCAGTTATGGCTGACTTAATCAAAGAAGGCAAAATCACTCATTGGGGACTTAGTGAAGTTAAGGAAGATACTATCCGTAGAGCAAATTCAGTTTGCAAAGTAACTGCAATACAGAACCGTTATTCTATGATGTATCGAGATTATGAAAGTCTGTTTCCTGTACTTGAAGAACTACAAATTGGTTTTGTAGCATTTTCACCACTGGCAAATGGATTTTTGTCAGGAAAATATAACGAAAATTCTAAGTTTGAAAAAGGTACTGATTACCGTAGTGTAATGCCACAGTTCACAAGTGAAGCAGTAAAAGAAAATCAAGAACTACTAAAATTATTAACCGATTTAGGAAAAGAAAAAGGTGCAACACCGGCACAGATTTCTCTGGCATGGATGATTTCTAAGAAACCATATATTGTACCAATTCCGGGTACTAGAAAGCCTGATAGACTAAAAGAAAATGCTGAGTCTGCTAATATAGAACTTTCAGAAAGTGAAGTTCTATCAATAGATAAAGCATTAGAAAATACACATATGTCACAAGTATTTGGTGGCACAAAAATTATTAAAAGATAA
- a CDS encoding iron-containing alcohol dehydrogenase, whose protein sequence is MNNFVFENSSKVYFGEGCVKEYLSNILTSYGDKVMLCYGGGSIKNNGIYDEVVSVLTDSNKKIIDFPGIPSNPTYSKVQEGISLAKENNVDLILAVGGGSVMDCCKAISLGAKYDGDIWSDFWARGGVVNFEPLPLGIIVTAAGTGSECNGGAVITNEELKIKTGRDYPKLNAQFVMLDPTYTYSVPKFQMVSGAFDTLSHIMEIYFSEPDESNVSDDISEALMKNVIKNLRVAIKNPEDYEARSNLMWDATMAENRIIKLGKKTDFQCHQMEHQLGAYTNCNHGAGLAVLHPVYYKHICEVGKKKFAQFATNVWGIPKDNKTEEQLALEGVNALADFIKEIGMPTTLKELGVEENINLKEIAESCFIVGGSYKKLTHKEILEIFEECK, encoded by the coding sequence ATGAATAATTTTGTTTTTGAAAACTCATCAAAGGTTTATTTTGGTGAGGGTTGTGTAAAAGAATATTTGTCAAATATTCTAACTTCATATGGCGACAAAGTTATGCTTTGTTACGGTGGAGGTTCAATTAAGAATAACGGTATCTATGATGAAGTTGTTTCTGTATTAACCGATAGCAACAAGAAAATTATTGATTTTCCGGGTATTCCATCAAATCCAACTTATTCAAAGGTACAAGAGGGTATCTCACTTGCAAAAGAAAATAATGTTGATTTAATTTTAGCAGTTGGTGGTGGCAGTGTAATGGATTGTTGCAAAGCAATTTCACTAGGGGCTAAGTATGACGGTGACATTTGGTCTGACTTTTGGGCTAGAGGCGGTGTTGTTAACTTTGAACCATTACCACTTGGAATTATTGTTACTGCTGCCGGTACAGGTAGCGAATGTAACGGTGGTGCAGTAATTACGAATGAAGAACTTAAGATTAAAACAGGTAGAGATTATCCAAAGCTAAATGCACAGTTTGTTATGTTAGACCCAACATACACATACAGTGTACCAAAGTTCCAAATGGTTTCAGGTGCATTTGATACACTTTCACATATTATGGAAATTTACTTTAGTGAACCTGATGAAAGCAATGTTTCTGATGATATTTCAGAGGCACTAATGAAAAATGTTATTAAGAACTTGCGTGTTGCAATTAAGAATCCCGAAGATTATGAAGCAAGAAGTAATCTAATGTGGGATGCAACAATGGCTGAGAACCGTATTATCAAACTTGGCAAAAAGACTGACTTTCAATGTCACCAAATGGAACATCAGTTAGGTGCATATACTAATTGTAACCATGGTGCAGGACTTGCAGTTCTTCATCCTGTTTACTATAAGCATATTTGTGAAGTTGGCAAAAAGAAATTTGCACAGTTTGCAACTAATGTTTGGGGTATCCCTAAAGATAATAAAACAGAAGAACAACTAGCCTTAGAAGGTGTAAATGCTTTAGCTGATTTTATTAAAGAAATCGGAATGCCAACTACACTTAAAGAATTAGGTGTTGAAGAAAATATCAATCTAAAAGAAATAGCAGAGTCATGTTTCATTGTTGGTGGTAGCTACAAGAAACTAACTCACAAAGAAATTTTAGAAATTTTTGAAGAATGTAAATAA
- a CDS encoding flavodoxin, giving the protein MKKLTSLVIALLLVLTFSACGSSNSNSSSSNGTNSNSSSSTSTKTKTTKSKGKVLVAYYSATGSTKAVAETIANATGGDLFEIEPKEPYSEGDLDWTNSRSRVSVEHDDESKRDVPLKTVTPENFDNYDTVFIGYPIWWGIAAWPVDNFVKGNDFTNKTVIPFCTSSSSGLGDSGELLKEQAGTGNWQDGERFSSGASQDEVESWVKDLGI; this is encoded by the coding sequence ATGAAAAAATTAACTTCCCTAGTAATTGCACTTTTACTTGTACTAACTTTTTCAGCTTGTGGTAGTTCAAATTCTAATTCAAGTTCTAGCAACGGTACAAATAGCAACTCAAGTTCATCAACAAGTACTAAGACAAAAACTACTAAGTCAAAGGGTAAAGTATTAGTAGCATATTACTCAGCAACAGGTTCTACAAAAGCAGTAGCTGAAACAATTGCAAATGCAACAGGTGGAGATCTCTTTGAAATTGAACCTAAAGAACCATATTCAGAAGGTGACCTTGATTGGACAAATAGCAGAAGCAGAGTAAGCGTTGAACATGATGACGAAAGCAAAAGAGATGTTCCGTTAAAAACTGTAACACCTGAAAATTTCGATAATTATGATACAGTATTTATCGGTTATCCAATTTGGTGGGGTATTGCTGCTTGGCCTGTAGATAACTTTGTTAAAGGCAATGACTTTACAAACAAGACAGTTATTCCTTTCTGTACTTCATCATCATCAGGTCTTGGAGATAGTGGCGAACTTCTAAAAGAACAAGCAGGTACAGGTAATTGGCAAGATGGGGAAAGATTTTCTTCAGGTGCATCACAAGATGAAGTAGAGTCTTGGGTAAAAGACCTAGGTATATAA
- the mtaB gene encoding tRNA (N(6)-L-threonylcarbamoyladenosine(37)-C(2))-methylthiotransferase MtaB: MTFNIITLGCKVNQYESQVMTEVMLKDGFTHSPDKDHADIFIVNTCTVTSVSDSKNRKLIRRIRRNNENAIIVVTGCMSQAFPEDEVYEICDIVVGNTNRKIISKLIKDYVSNSDHYVNVEEHTGGEIFEPIKITNFEERTRAQIKIEDGCNRFCAYCIIPYARGRVRSKDINELKEEATDLASKGFREIVLVGINLSCFGQDTNLNLCDAVETVASVDGIDRVRLSSLEPERLDPEFIERLAKCDKLCPQFHLSLQSGCDETLKRMNRHYDTAEYRTIVNNLRKAFKDCAITTDVMVGFAGETEEEFQKSLDFVHSIKFAKVHTFSYSRRKGTVGDKLPNQVDPQIKSERSKKMIEVTLKDRKEFLRNQLNNTYSVLFERKKEEGYWEGYTMNYTPVRVFYDLDLNDKIVDVKLTDAFDDYCIGELI, translated from the coding sequence ATGACATTTAATATAATTACACTGGGTTGTAAGGTTAATCAGTACGAATCTCAGGTTATGACAGAGGTTATGCTAAAAGATGGTTTTACCCATAGCCCTGACAAAGACCATGCAGATATTTTTATTGTAAATACTTGTACTGTAACTTCTGTAAGTGATAGCAAAAACAGAAAGCTAATAAGAAGAATTAGAAGAAATAACGAAAATGCAATTATTGTAGTAACAGGTTGTATGTCACAAGCATTTCCTGAAGATGAAGTGTATGAAATTTGTGATATTGTTGTGGGTAATACAAACAGAAAAATTATCTCAAAGTTAATAAAAGATTATGTGTCAAATTCAGACCATTATGTAAATGTTGAAGAACATACAGGTGGAGAAATTTTTGAACCAATTAAGATTACTAACTTTGAAGAAAGAACAAGAGCACAAATCAAGATTGAAGACGGTTGTAACCGTTTCTGTGCATATTGTATTATCCCTTATGCAAGAGGTAGAGTTCGTTCAAAGGATATTAATGAGCTAAAGGAAGAGGCAACAGACCTAGCATCAAAGGGCTTTAGAGAAATTGTTTTAGTAGGTATCAACCTTTCTTGCTTTGGTCAAGATACTAACTTAAATTTATGTGATGCAGTAGAAACTGTAGCATCAGTTGATGGCATTGACAGAGTAAGACTAAGTTCCCTAGAACCTGAAAGACTTGACCCTGAGTTTATTGAAAGACTTGCAAAGTGTGATAAACTTTGCCCACAGTTCCATTTATCTCTACAGTCAGGTTGTGATGAAACATTAAAGAGAATGAACCGTCATTACGATACAGCAGAATACAGAACAATTGTAAATAACTTGCGTAAAGCTTTTAAAGATTGTGCAATTACTACTGATGTAATGGTAGGCTTTGCAGGTGAAACCGAAGAAGAATTCCAAAAGTCCCTTGACTTTGTTCATTCAATTAAGTTTGCCAAAGTGCATACTTTCTCATATTCTCGTAGAAAGGGTACAGTAGGCGACAAGCTACCTAATCAGGTTGACCCACAAATTAAGAGTGAACGCAGTAAGAAGATGATTGAAGTTACTCTAAAGGATAGAAAAGAGTTCCTTAGAAACCAGCTTAACAATACATATTCAGTTCTGTTTGAACGTAAGAAAGAAGAAGGCTACTGGGAAGGTTATACAATGAACTATACACCGGTAAGAGTATTTTATGACTTAGACCTAAACGATAAGATTGTAGATGTTAAATTGACAGATGCATTTGATGATTATTGCATAGGTGAATTAATTTAA